Genomic segment of Drosophila simulans strain w501 chromosome 2R, Prin_Dsim_3.1, whole genome shotgun sequence:
GCTCATTTCattatatagaaataaatgCTAATCttcttgtatatttttagTGTTTTTCTTGGAACTTGTAGTTTTTCATTGTCGTATGAAATTCTATAACCTGACTCATAGTCTAATTGCCAACACGCGATAGAAATTCTGTTagattttttttcattaaaattaaatttcaaattaagtaTCTATCTTcatagtatataaatatatgtaaatacatatgtacttctACCTAAATGTATCTGAGTCTGAACAAATACTATTTCACTTTGTATTTAGacattattatatgtataaaaggTCAACAAATCAATATAGATGACGTCATTAAACTTATTAATGTTTGAAATTTGCACTCGAATCCGACTAAAAGTAAAAGAACTTTTAATTCCATTATTAGCAAAATGCCATGTTTGAATGTCATTTgttatttgtgtatttatcTAAAGAACAAATTTAAGATAGCAGTAGGGAACCCCCACAACTGTGCTCACTccaattattcaaaaatgatagagagagagagagagtgtgtgGGATATTTTTCGAAACTCGAAAAAGCTTTTACTTgcagagatagagagagagagagagagagagagggaggaGAACAAtgttgcttttaatttcacaaCAAGCGAAATCGCTGAGCAGTTGCCCCCCAGCCATCAAACGATTGGGGCTTGAAAGCGGAATAGAGCTGGTTCATTTCGGGCGCttgtttacttattttttaaacCCAAACAAACCCAAGAAACCGGCAACAAAATGACGCAGATGTCCGACGAACAGTTTCGCATATTCATCGAAACCATCAAATCTCTGGGGCCCATCAAAGAGGAGCCGCCATCCAAGGGTAGCTTCAGCAACTGCACGGTAAGATTCAGTGGCCAGCGGGATCACGATGCCGTGGACGAGTTCATCAATGCCGTGGAGACGTACAAGGAGGTGGAGGGCATCAGTGACAAGGATGCGCTGAAGGGTCTGCCGCTGCTCTTCAAGAGCATTGCGGTGGTGTGGTGGAAGGGTGTACGCCGGGATGCCAAGACCTGGTCGGATGCACTCCAGCTGCTGCGCGATCACTTCTCGCCCACCAAACCCTCCTACCAGATCTACATGGAGATCTTCGAGACGAAGCAGTCCTACGACGAGGTGATCGACTCATTCATCTGCAAGCAGCGAGCGCTCCTGGCCAAGTTGCCGGAGGGACGACACGACGAGGAAACGGAACTGGACTTCATTTACGGGCTGATGCTGCCCAAGTACCGGGAGAGCATACCCCGGCACGAGGTCAAAACCTTCCGGGAGCTACTCGATCGGGGGCGAACTGTGGAGCGCACAAGGCACTGAAGTTAGTTAAGTTAGTTGTgtaactataaataaataataatataataataaataaatcttatACATTTagttacatttattttgaatcTTATTGGCATGATTCATTCAATGATAAATATCAGAATATACAATTTtgggaattttaaaatacatttaataccAGGGACAACATTAAAAGTCATTAACTATACGATAAGATAATctcaaatcaattttaagcctgaaattttaataaaatgtgaaaCTGACTgtacgaaaaataaaaaaacaacataaacacaaatttttatttaaataacattataattgtgtttaaaaattaagacCAAATAATTCAAATGGAACCAAAGTTCGGTTGTGTGAACGGTCTATAATTAAACAGCTGGCTCAGCAAAACACCGATACGTTTCCAAGCATCGATATCAACAAGAAATATCGAAAGTTACTGGCACGGGACATCGATTCTCGATGCATCGATATATTCTTACATCCCTAGCCTGACTGAGGTGCGTAGAGTTTCCAGTAATATCGTGCAAATAACGTGGGATTGTGCGTTTCGCCGACCgcgaaatggggaaaagtATCGCCGGCGCAGGCGACATACGCATATACCAGGCGGCACTTTTCCAACAGCCGAAAATGCTTCTCAGATCGCATTTCATGCTCTTTCAGGTTGCAGGAATCTTCTGGCGTCCCCCTTCTCGTCCTTTCGAAGGCTCTCATGTGAGACGGCGAGCGTGGATCTGCGACTGGGACTTCGACTGCTGAGCGCCGGGCGTAGGACAAGATGACCACCAGCAGTGAGGACGTGCTGCTCCAGATGGGCGAGGTGCGGTACAAGAAGGGCGACGGCACGCTCTACGTAATGAACGAGCGTGTGGCCTGGATGGCGGAACACAGGGACACGGTGACAGTCTCCCATCGTTATGCGGATATCAAGAGTGGGTTGTCCCTCAAAGCCTTTTTCACCAGTTTTGGTAAccctttatttttaatatgcagcCCAAAAGATATCTCCTGAGGGAAAACCCAAGGTGCAGCTGCAAGTGGTACTCCACGACGGAAACACATCAACCTTCCACTTTGTCAACCGCCAGGGACAGGCCGCCATGCTTGCCGACAGAGACAAGGTCAAGGAGCT
This window contains:
- the LOC27209334 gene encoding activity-regulated cytoskeleton associated protein 2, giving the protein MTQMSDEQFRIFIETIKSLGPIKEEPPSKGSFSNCTVRFSGQRDHDAVDEFINAVETYKEVEGISDKDALKGLPLLFKSIAVVWWKGVRRDAKTWSDALQLLRDHFSPTKPSYQIYMEIFETKQSYDEVIDSFICKQRALLAKLPEGRHDEETELDFIYGLMLPKYRESIPRHEVKTFRELLDRGRTVERTRH